Proteins from one Telopea speciosissima isolate NSW1024214 ecotype Mountain lineage chromosome 1, Tspe_v1, whole genome shotgun sequence genomic window:
- the LOC122656805 gene encoding sugar transport protein 13-like isoform X2 has protein sequence MLIAGFFFLGGVALNATAQNLAMLIVGRILLGCGVGFANQAVPLFLSEIAPTRIRGGLNILFQLNVTIGILFANLVNYGTAKIKGGWGWRLSLGLAGIPAVLLTVGALMVVDTPNSLIERGRLEEGKAVLRKIRGTDKIEPEFLELVEASRVAKQVKHPFKNLLKRRNRPQLIIAIALQVFQQFTGINAIMFYAPVLFNTLGFGSDASLYSSVITGAVNVLSTVVSIYSVDKVGRRLLLLEAGVQMFISQVIIAIVLGIKVTDYSNNLGKWYSVMVVVMVCTFVSSFAWSWGPLGWLIPSETFPLETRSAGQSVTVCVNLLFTFVIAQAFLSMLCHFKFGIFLFFSGWVLIMSVFVFFLLPETKNNPIEEMTERVWKQHWFWKRFMEDDDDEDTKKDAGNSNIIGFNPSSQL, from the exons ATGCTTATAGCGGGATTCTTTTTCTTAGGTGGAGTCGCCCTAAACGCCACAGCTCAGAACCTTGCAATGCTCATCGTAGGAAGAATCCTCCTTGGTTGTGGGGTCGGTTTTGCTAATCAG GCTGTGCCTCTGTTTCTATCAGAGATAGCACCTACGAGAATACGTGGAGGATTAAATATACTATTCCAATTAAATGTCACCATTGGGATTCTCTTTGCTAATCTCGTTAATTACGGAACCGCTAA AATCAAAGGAGGGTGGGGTTGGAGGCTATCACTTGGGCTGGCTGGAATCCCTGCTGTCCTTCTCACTGTTGGGGCCTTAATGGTGGTCGACACTCCAAACAGCCTCATAGAGCGTGGTCGTCTGGAAGAAGGTAAAGCTGTGCTCAGGAAGATTCGTGGCACCGACAAAATTGAACCAGAGTTCTTGGAGCTCGTTGAGGCCAGTCGTGTTGCTAAACAAGTCAAACACCCTTTCAAAAACCTCCTCAAGCGAAGAAACCGTCCTCAGCTTATCATCGCCATAGCTTTGCAG GTCTTCCAGCAATTCACTGGTATCAATGCCATCATGTTCTATGCTCCAGTGTTGTTCAACACATTGGGTTTCGGCAGTGATGCATCCCTATACTCGTCGGTCATCACAGGGGCAGTCAATGTCTTGTCTACAGTCGTTTCCATCTACTCCGTCGACAAGGTGGGTCGTCGTTTGCTCTTACTGGAAGCTGGTGTCCAGATGTTCATATCTCAAGTGATTATCGCAATAGTTTTGGGAATCAAGGTCACCGATTACTCCAACAACCTTGGGAAATGGTATTCAgtgatggtggtagtgatggTGTGCACCTTCGTCTCTTCCTTTGCATGGTCATGGGGTCCACTTGGTTGGTTAATACCTAGTGAGACTTTCCCACTAGAGACACGTTCAGCTGGGCAAAGTGTGACTGTGTGTGTCAACCTTCTTTTTACCTTTGTGATTGCACAGGCATTCCTTTCCATGCTTTGTCACTTCAAGTTCGgcattttcttgttcttctccggttgggttctcatcatgtccgtctttgttttctttctgcTCCCGGAAACCAAAAATAACCCAATTGAAGAGATGACAGAGCGAGTTTGGAAACAACATTGGTTTTGGAAGAGGTTCATGGAggacgatgatgatgaagatacaAAGAAAGATGCAGGAAACAGCAATATTATTGGTTTTAATCCTTCTTCGCAATTGTAG
- the LOC122656805 gene encoding sugar transport protein 13-like isoform X1, with amino-acid sequence MPAGGFSAPATAGTEFEAQITPIVIISCIMAATGGLMFGYDVGISGGVTSMAPFLQKFFPVVYQRTQLASGINSNYCKYDNQGLQLFTSSLYLAGLTATFFASYTTRRLGRRLTMLIAGFFFLGGVALNATAQNLAMLIVGRILLGCGVGFANQAVPLFLSEIAPTRIRGGLNILFQLNVTIGILFANLVNYGTAKIKGGWGWRLSLGLAGIPAVLLTVGALMVVDTPNSLIERGRLEEGKAVLRKIRGTDKIEPEFLELVEASRVAKQVKHPFKNLLKRRNRPQLIIAIALQVFQQFTGINAIMFYAPVLFNTLGFGSDASLYSSVITGAVNVLSTVVSIYSVDKVGRRLLLLEAGVQMFISQVIIAIVLGIKVTDYSNNLGKWYSVMVVVMVCTFVSSFAWSWGPLGWLIPSETFPLETRSAGQSVTVCVNLLFTFVIAQAFLSMLCHFKFGIFLFFSGWVLIMSVFVFFLLPETKNNPIEEMTERVWKQHWFWKRFMEDDDDEDTKKDAGNSNIIGFNPSSQL; translated from the exons ATGCCAGCTGGGGGTTTCTCCGCTCCGGCGACAGCCGGTACTGAATTTGAAGCTCAGATTACACCGATCGTCATCATTTCATGTATAATGGCTGCCACCGGAGGTTTGATGTTCGGCTACGACGTCGGAATTTCag GAGGCGTTACATCCATGGCTCCTTTCCTTCAAAAATTCTTCCCAGTGGTCTATCAAAGAACACAATTAGCATCAGGGATTAACAGCAATTACTGCAAATACGACAATCAAGGACTGCAGTTGTTCACTTCGTCTCTATACCTTGCTGGTTTGACTGCGACATTCTTCGCGTCTTACACTACACGAAGGCTTGGTCGGAGGCTGACGATGCTTATAGCGGGATTCTTTTTCTTAGGTGGAGTCGCCCTAAACGCCACAGCTCAGAACCTTGCAATGCTCATCGTAGGAAGAATCCTCCTTGGTTGTGGGGTCGGTTTTGCTAATCAG GCTGTGCCTCTGTTTCTATCAGAGATAGCACCTACGAGAATACGTGGAGGATTAAATATACTATTCCAATTAAATGTCACCATTGGGATTCTCTTTGCTAATCTCGTTAATTACGGAACCGCTAA AATCAAAGGAGGGTGGGGTTGGAGGCTATCACTTGGGCTGGCTGGAATCCCTGCTGTCCTTCTCACTGTTGGGGCCTTAATGGTGGTCGACACTCCAAACAGCCTCATAGAGCGTGGTCGTCTGGAAGAAGGTAAAGCTGTGCTCAGGAAGATTCGTGGCACCGACAAAATTGAACCAGAGTTCTTGGAGCTCGTTGAGGCCAGTCGTGTTGCTAAACAAGTCAAACACCCTTTCAAAAACCTCCTCAAGCGAAGAAACCGTCCTCAGCTTATCATCGCCATAGCTTTGCAG GTCTTCCAGCAATTCACTGGTATCAATGCCATCATGTTCTATGCTCCAGTGTTGTTCAACACATTGGGTTTCGGCAGTGATGCATCCCTATACTCGTCGGTCATCACAGGGGCAGTCAATGTCTTGTCTACAGTCGTTTCCATCTACTCCGTCGACAAGGTGGGTCGTCGTTTGCTCTTACTGGAAGCTGGTGTCCAGATGTTCATATCTCAAGTGATTATCGCAATAGTTTTGGGAATCAAGGTCACCGATTACTCCAACAACCTTGGGAAATGGTATTCAgtgatggtggtagtgatggTGTGCACCTTCGTCTCTTCCTTTGCATGGTCATGGGGTCCACTTGGTTGGTTAATACCTAGTGAGACTTTCCCACTAGAGACACGTTCAGCTGGGCAAAGTGTGACTGTGTGTGTCAACCTTCTTTTTACCTTTGTGATTGCACAGGCATTCCTTTCCATGCTTTGTCACTTCAAGTTCGgcattttcttgttcttctccggttgggttctcatcatgtccgtctttgttttctttctgcTCCCGGAAACCAAAAATAACCCAATTGAAGAGATGACAGAGCGAGTTTGGAAACAACATTGGTTTTGGAAGAGGTTCATGGAggacgatgatgatgaagatacaAAGAAAGATGCAGGAAACAGCAATATTATTGGTTTTAATCCTTCTTCGCAATTGTAG